Proteins from one Mycolicibacter virginiensis genomic window:
- a CDS encoding amidohydrolase family protein, with amino-acid sequence MNIDDLILVSIDDHVVEPPDMFLNHVPAKYKAEAPIVVTDDKGVDQWMYQGRPQGVSGLNAVVSWPAEEWGRDPAGFAEMRPGVYDVHERVRDMSRNGILASMCFPTFTGFSARHLNMTREHVTLVMVSAYNDWHIDEWAGSYPGRFIPIAILPTWNPEAMCAEIRRVAAKGCRAVTMPELPHLEGLPSYHDEEYWGPVFRTLSETGVVMCLHIGTGFGAISMAPNAPIDNLIILATQISAMCAQDLLWGPAMRNYPDLKFAFSEGGIGWIPFYLDRSDRHYTNQKWLRRDFGDKLPSEVFREHSLACYVTDKTSLKLRHEIGIDIIAWECDYPHSDCFWPDAPEQVLAELEAAGADDADINKITWENSCRFFGWDPFAHTAREQATVGALRATATDVDVSIRPRAEWARRYTDKQLAQA; translated from the coding sequence ATGAACATCGACGACTTGATCCTGGTCAGCATCGACGACCACGTGGTGGAGCCGCCCGACATGTTCCTCAACCATGTCCCGGCCAAGTACAAGGCGGAGGCGCCGATCGTCGTCACCGACGACAAAGGCGTCGACCAGTGGATGTATCAGGGCCGCCCGCAAGGCGTCAGCGGGCTCAATGCCGTGGTGTCGTGGCCGGCCGAGGAGTGGGGGCGCGACCCCGCCGGTTTCGCCGAGATGCGCCCCGGCGTGTACGACGTGCACGAACGGGTGCGCGACATGAGCCGCAACGGCATCCTCGCCTCGATGTGCTTCCCGACCTTCACCGGGTTCTCCGCGCGCCACCTGAACATGACCCGCGAACACGTCACCTTGGTGATGGTGTCGGCCTACAACGACTGGCACATCGACGAGTGGGCCGGTTCCTATCCGGGCCGCTTCATCCCGATCGCGATCCTGCCGACCTGGAACCCCGAGGCGATGTGCGCCGAGATCCGCCGGGTGGCGGCCAAGGGCTGCCGCGCGGTCACCATGCCCGAACTGCCGCACCTGGAGGGCCTGCCCAGCTATCACGACGAGGAGTACTGGGGCCCGGTTTTCCGCACGCTGTCGGAGACCGGTGTGGTGATGTGTCTGCACATCGGCACCGGCTTCGGGGCGATCAGCATGGCCCCCAACGCCCCGATCGACAACCTGATCATCCTGGCCACCCAGATCTCGGCGATGTGCGCCCAGGACCTGTTGTGGGGCCCGGCAATGCGCAACTACCCGGACCTGAAGTTCGCGTTCTCCGAGGGCGGTATCGGCTGGATCCCCTTCTACCTGGACCGCAGCGACCGGCACTACACCAACCAGAAGTGGCTGCGTCGCGACTTCGGTGACAAGCTGCCGTCCGAGGTGTTCCGCGAGCACTCGCTGGCGTGTTACGTCACCGACAAGACGTCGCTGAAGCTGCGCCACGAGATCGGCATCGACATCATCGCCTGGGAATGCGACTATCCGCACTCGGACTGCTTCTGGCCGGACGCCCCCGAGCAGGTGCTCGCCGAACTGGAGGCCGCCGGCGCCGACGACGCCGACATCAACAAGATCACCTGGGAGAACTCCTGTCGGTTCTTCGGCTGGGATCCGTTCGCCCACACCGCGCGCGAGCAGGCGACGGTGGGGGCGCTACGGGCGACGGCCACCGATGTGGACGTGTCGATCCGGCCGCGTGCCGAATGGGCGCGCCGCTACACCGACAAGCAGCTGGCGCAGGCATAG
- a CDS encoding AraC family transcriptional regulator, translating into MTVSARSAIDFAEPANIDLRRGGRARAGSYLYEGRQLVTGWHSHDLHQIEYAVGGVVEVETAAAHYLLPPQQAAWIPAGLEHQAVMRAEVRTVAVMFDPELVAHAGDRARILTVSPLIREMMLHSLRWPIERADGDVVSDDFFRTLGHLVSAALDHEAPLSLPTSDHPIVGAAMVYTKEHLASVTAAEVAHAVAVSERTLRRQFEAVIGMSWRTYLLHARMLQAMALLAAPDQGVQQTATAIGFDSLSAFTRAFTRFAGEAPSSYHRRIMTTTAS; encoded by the coding sequence GTGACCGTCTCCGCGCGTTCGGCCATAGATTTTGCAGAACCGGCCAACATCGATCTGCGCCGTGGCGGCCGCGCGCGGGCCGGCAGCTACCTCTACGAGGGACGGCAGTTGGTCACCGGCTGGCATTCCCATGACTTGCACCAGATCGAGTACGCCGTCGGCGGCGTGGTCGAAGTCGAGACCGCCGCGGCGCACTATCTGTTGCCACCGCAGCAGGCGGCCTGGATCCCCGCCGGCCTGGAGCATCAGGCCGTCATGCGTGCCGAGGTGCGCACCGTGGCGGTGATGTTCGACCCCGAGCTGGTCGCCCACGCTGGTGACCGGGCCCGCATCCTGACCGTTTCGCCGCTGATCCGGGAGATGATGCTGCATTCGCTGCGCTGGCCCATCGAAAGGGCCGACGGCGACGTGGTCTCCGACGACTTCTTCCGCACCCTGGGGCACCTGGTTTCCGCCGCACTGGACCACGAGGCGCCGCTGAGCCTGCCCACCTCGGATCACCCGATCGTCGGCGCGGCCATGGTCTACACCAAGGAACACCTGGCGTCGGTGACCGCGGCCGAGGTCGCCCACGCCGTCGCCGTGTCCGAGCGCACCCTGCGCCGTCAGTTCGAAGCGGTGATCGGGATGTCCTGGCGCACTTACCTGCTACACGCCCGAATGCTGCAGGCGATGGCGCTGCTGGCCGCCCCCGACCAGGGGGTCCAGCAGACCGCGACGGCTATCGGCTTCGACAGCCTGTCCGCGTTCACCCGGGCGTTCACCCGCTTCGCCGGTGAGGCTCCGTCGAGCTACCACCGCCGAATCATGACCACTACGGCGTCTTAA
- a CDS encoding acyl-CoA dehydrogenase family protein, with product MDFSQPQLTDDDLAFREEVRAFLATHVTADVKRRDRETGDNFDEVVHLALGAAGYLEAEWKTEADGGLPRVRRRIWELEKRRAHVPWVTWGTTAMVARSVASFGSPELCEEILPGVFSGHIRLCLGYTEPEGGSDVATCKTRAVRDGDSWVINGSKMFTTGAHNCQYVFLITNTDPEARKHKSLTMFLVPLNTPGIEIQGLRTVDGDRTNIVYYSDVRVDDKYRLGEVNGGWTVLREPLNVEHGAVDANPDGLQDVSIMMHQANFMAVAVDKAGEVAGRSGSIADRSVAYRLGRAAARVEASLSAPSIFGRVALAQAMRDVSPDLMDLLGSASALPIDTDGAIDGGASDYVFRFAPLVGIYGGTLEVFRNMIAQYVLGLGKPNYSPPVVKTP from the coding sequence ATGGACTTCTCACAACCGCAGCTGACCGACGACGACCTGGCTTTCCGCGAGGAGGTGCGCGCATTCCTGGCCACCCATGTGACCGCGGACGTCAAGCGCCGAGACCGGGAGACCGGGGACAACTTCGACGAGGTCGTTCACCTGGCGTTGGGCGCCGCCGGTTACCTGGAAGCGGAATGGAAAACCGAGGCCGACGGCGGCCTGCCGCGCGTGCGCCGACGTATCTGGGAACTGGAGAAGCGCCGCGCCCACGTGCCCTGGGTCACCTGGGGAACCACCGCGATGGTCGCCCGGTCGGTTGCCTCCTTCGGCTCGCCCGAGCTGTGCGAGGAGATCCTGCCCGGGGTCTTCAGCGGCCACATCCGGCTCTGCCTGGGCTACACCGAGCCCGAGGGCGGCTCCGACGTCGCGACCTGCAAGACCCGCGCGGTGCGCGACGGCGACAGCTGGGTCATTAACGGCTCCAAGATGTTCACCACCGGCGCGCACAACTGCCAGTACGTCTTCCTGATCACCAACACCGACCCAGAAGCGCGGAAACACAAGAGCCTCACCATGTTCCTGGTGCCGTTGAACACTCCGGGCATCGAGATCCAGGGCCTGCGCACCGTCGACGGCGACCGCACCAACATCGTCTACTACAGCGACGTGCGCGTCGACGACAAGTACCGCCTCGGCGAGGTCAACGGCGGCTGGACGGTGCTGCGTGAGCCGCTCAACGTCGAGCACGGCGCGGTGGACGCCAATCCCGATGGATTGCAGGATGTCTCGATCATGATGCACCAGGCGAACTTCATGGCCGTCGCCGTCGACAAGGCGGGCGAGGTGGCCGGGCGGTCGGGGAGCATCGCGGATCGTTCGGTGGCCTACCGGCTCGGGCGCGCCGCGGCGCGGGTCGAGGCGTCGCTGTCGGCGCCGTCCATTTTCGGACGGGTGGCGCTGGCGCAGGCGATGCGCGATGTCTCGCCGGACCTGATGGACCTGCTCGGAAGTGCGTCGGCGCTGCCGATCGACACCGACGGTGCCATCGACGGTGGGGCCTCGGACTACGTCTTCCGGTTCGCTCCACTGGTCGGCATCTACGGCGGGACCCTGGAGGTTTTCCGCAACATGATCGCCCAATACGTGCTGGGCCTCGGCAAGCCGAATTATTCGCCGCCAGTGGTTAAGACGCCGTAG
- a CDS encoding acyl-CoA dehydrogenase family protein, which produces MDRFELRRLDYSLTEDHVALQSAYKQFFTTHCGIETVRAAEESGFDKNLWERLCAMGATTMALPESVGGDGATLVDLALVAEEIGRSLAPVPWIDQVCAARLLGRLGGLSPDADHTCDIVSGNRLVAFDPHQEATAGPRLLPTGSIADTIIVRDGDAVMRLSFATRPARVDNIGRLPMSWVDPADADAATVLASGPQALAEYQRALDEWRLLTAAALVGMVEQTMTIAAEFAKTRYTLGVPIGTLQAISHPLANMAITVASGRNLAYRAGWFMDNEPDERPELAASVFVFMAEEAAKAATMAVHIQGGLGVSAEAAATAYLVRARGWPLAGGDPGATACRIGNLVAAREAAARETATRAAE; this is translated from the coding sequence ATGGATCGTTTCGAACTGCGCAGGTTGGACTACAGCCTGACCGAAGACCACGTCGCATTGCAGTCTGCTTACAAACAGTTCTTCACCACGCACTGCGGCATCGAAACAGTTCGTGCCGCAGAGGAATCCGGCTTCGATAAAAATTTGTGGGAGCGGCTGTGCGCGATGGGCGCCACCACCATGGCATTGCCGGAATCGGTCGGCGGCGACGGCGCCACGCTGGTCGATCTTGCGCTGGTCGCCGAGGAGATCGGTCGCTCGCTGGCGCCGGTTCCCTGGATCGACCAGGTCTGCGCCGCGCGCCTGTTGGGCCGCCTCGGTGGATTGTCGCCGGACGCCGACCACACCTGCGACATCGTGAGCGGGAATCGACTGGTTGCGTTCGACCCGCACCAGGAGGCCACCGCCGGCCCTCGGCTGCTGCCGACCGGTTCGATCGCCGACACGATCATCGTCCGTGATGGCGATGCAGTGATGCGACTTTCCTTCGCCACCCGGCCGGCTCGGGTCGACAACATCGGCCGGTTGCCGATGTCCTGGGTCGACCCGGCCGACGCCGATGCAGCGACCGTGCTGGCCAGCGGACCTCAGGCGCTGGCGGAATATCAGCGGGCACTGGATGAATGGCGACTGCTGACGGCCGCTGCGCTGGTCGGGATGGTGGAGCAGACCATGACCATCGCCGCGGAATTCGCCAAGACCCGCTACACCCTAGGTGTGCCGATCGGCACCCTGCAGGCGATCTCGCACCCGCTGGCGAATATGGCGATCACGGTCGCCTCCGGACGCAACCTGGCCTACCGCGCCGGATGGTTCATGGACAACGAGCCCGATGAGCGTCCGGAGCTGGCGGCCTCGGTCTTCGTGTTCATGGCAGAGGAAGCCGCCAAGGCCGCCACCATGGCGGTGCACATCCAGGGCGGCCTGGGCGTCTCAGCCGAAGCCGCGGCCACCGCGTACCTGGTCCGGGCCCGCGGCTGGCCCCTGGCCGGGGGCGACCCCGGAGCCACCGCCTGCCGCATCGGCAACCTCGTCGCCGCTCGTGAAGCAGCCGCCCGCGAAACCGCCACCCGCGCAGCCGAATAG
- a CDS encoding amidohydrolase family protein yields the protein MSEQSHVIDCLVNVHFGENEQPSWMVRTRDDYFKGPASMFAPADMSALLDEMDTHGVTKAVLMDNLVKPSVTARKFVEARPDRFALAMGGMNLLRPVPALRELSAVAGDLPVVYAVVGPSFWGDGQYPPSDAVYYPLYAKCAELDLPLCVNTGIPGPPIPGEVQHPIHLDRVCVRFPELRLCMIHGADPWWDVAVRMLIKYRNLRLMTSAWSPKRLPETLLHFMRTRGAGKVIFASDWPVLRMDRVVPEARALDLPPDVLDKYLYRNAADFFFAERGAVPEQES from the coding sequence ATGAGCGAGCAGTCACACGTCATCGATTGTCTGGTGAACGTGCACTTCGGCGAGAACGAGCAGCCGTCCTGGATGGTCAGAACGCGCGATGACTATTTCAAGGGCCCCGCGTCGATGTTCGCGCCGGCCGACATGTCGGCACTGCTCGACGAGATGGACACCCACGGCGTGACCAAGGCCGTCTTGATGGACAACCTGGTCAAACCGTCGGTGACCGCCCGAAAGTTCGTGGAAGCCAGGCCAGACCGGTTCGCGCTGGCAATGGGCGGCATGAACCTGCTGCGCCCGGTGCCCGCGCTGCGGGAGTTGAGTGCCGTCGCGGGCGACCTGCCGGTGGTCTACGCCGTTGTGGGGCCCAGCTTCTGGGGCGATGGCCAGTATCCGCCGAGCGACGCGGTCTACTACCCGCTCTACGCCAAGTGCGCCGAGCTGGATCTGCCGCTGTGCGTCAACACCGGAATTCCGGGGCCGCCGATCCCGGGTGAGGTGCAGCACCCGATCCACCTGGACCGGGTCTGTGTGCGGTTCCCCGAACTGCGGCTGTGCATGATCCACGGCGCCGACCCCTGGTGGGACGTCGCGGTTCGCATGCTCATCAAATACCGCAATCTACGGCTGATGACCTCGGCCTGGTCGCCGAAACGACTGCCGGAAACCCTGCTGCACTTCATGCGCACCCGGGGCGCCGGCAAGGTCATCTTCGCCTCGGATTGGCCGGTGCTGCGGATGGACCGGGTGGTGCCCGAGGCGCGCGCGCTGGACCTGCCACCCGACGTGCTCGACAAGTACCTCTACCGCAACGCCGCCGACTTCTTCTTCGCCGAACGCGGCGCCGTACCCGAACAGGAGAGCTGA
- a CDS encoding acyl-CoA synthetase yields the protein MGEWTLGAVLDAIAEAVPDRAMTICGDRRSTFAQAAERTRRLANYLAGRGLGAQRERSELRNWECGQDRVALLMHNDLYPDMVIGCLKARTVPVNVNHYYTPAEAGELLDYLRPRAVIYHASLEAKFVDTLRESGAELLIRIDDGAAAAGPGLDAVSLDDALAQGDTDQAVTPSPDDLLMICTGGTTGRPKGVLWRQSDIYVSSMVGDDHACAAEIHQKVQYAGPPWFALSPLMHAAGLWTAFSAILSGQTVILNDTRTRFDPRSVLETAAREKVGLMTMVGDAYAAPLVAELRRGPYDLSSLHSIGTGGAATNPKYQAALLELLPQITLINGYGSSETGNLGFGRSQHDARRDTFDLRTGGSVVSQDRTRFLQPGDAEVGWVVRTGRIPLGYFDDADATQRTFGEIDGQRMVISGDRASIEEDGTLRLFGRDSLVVNTGGEKVFVEEVEGVLRAHPAVADALVVGRPSERWGEELVALVVPLADSGVVEEQLDAHCRSVLAGFKVPKAFVMVAQVRRLGNGKADYRWAKQRVNEVATA from the coding sequence GTGGGCGAATGGACCCTTGGCGCGGTCCTCGACGCGATCGCCGAGGCTGTGCCCGACCGGGCCATGACCATCTGCGGGGACAGGCGTAGCACGTTCGCGCAAGCCGCGGAGCGCACCCGCCGGCTGGCCAACTACCTGGCCGGACGCGGGCTCGGCGCCCAGCGTGAGCGTTCGGAGTTACGCAACTGGGAGTGCGGCCAGGACCGCGTCGCGCTGCTCATGCACAACGATCTGTACCCCGACATGGTGATCGGCTGCCTCAAGGCACGCACGGTCCCGGTCAACGTCAACCACTACTACACCCCGGCCGAGGCCGGTGAGCTACTCGACTATCTGCGTCCTCGAGCGGTGATCTACCACGCCAGCCTGGAGGCGAAATTCGTTGACACGCTCCGCGAATCCGGCGCCGAGCTGTTGATCCGGATCGATGACGGTGCTGCCGCCGCCGGACCCGGGCTCGACGCGGTATCGCTGGACGATGCCCTGGCGCAGGGCGATACCGATCAGGCGGTGACGCCGTCCCCGGACGATCTGTTGATGATCTGCACCGGGGGAACCACCGGCCGCCCGAAGGGCGTGCTGTGGCGACAAAGCGACATCTACGTGTCATCGATGGTCGGTGACGACCACGCCTGCGCGGCGGAGATCCACCAGAAGGTGCAGTACGCCGGTCCGCCCTGGTTCGCGCTGTCGCCGCTGATGCACGCCGCCGGACTGTGGACCGCATTCTCGGCGATCCTGAGCGGCCAGACCGTGATCCTCAACGACACCCGCACCAGATTCGATCCCCGTTCGGTGCTGGAAACCGCCGCGCGGGAGAAGGTCGGATTGATGACCATGGTGGGCGATGCCTACGCCGCGCCACTGGTCGCCGAACTGCGCAGGGGTCCCTATGACCTGTCTTCCTTGCATTCGATCGGAACCGGTGGTGCCGCAACCAATCCGAAGTACCAGGCGGCGCTGCTGGAACTTCTCCCGCAGATCACCTTGATCAACGGGTACGGCTCCTCGGAGACCGGCAATCTGGGCTTCGGGCGCAGCCAGCACGACGCGCGGCGCGACACCTTCGATCTGCGGACCGGGGGATCGGTGGTGTCGCAGGACCGGACCCGGTTTTTGCAGCCCGGTGACGCGGAAGTGGGTTGGGTGGTGCGGACCGGCCGGATCCCGCTCGGATACTTCGACGATGCCGACGCGACACAGCGCACCTTCGGTGAGATAGACGGTCAGCGGATGGTGATCTCCGGCGACCGCGCCAGCATCGAGGAAGACGGCACGCTGCGGCTGTTCGGTCGCGACTCCCTGGTGGTCAACACCGGCGGGGAGAAGGTGTTCGTCGAGGAGGTCGAGGGCGTGCTGCGTGCTCACCCGGCGGTGGCCGACGCGCTGGTGGTGGGTCGACCGAGCGAGCGTTGGGGTGAAGAGCTGGTGGCCCTGGTTGTCCCGCTGGCAGATTCGGGCGTGGTCGAGGAGCAGTTGGACGCACACTGTCGATCGGTGCTGGCGGGCTTCAAGGTGCCCAAGGCGTTCGTCATGGTGGCGCAGGTGCGCCGGCTGGGCAATGGCAAGGCCGACTACCGCTGGGCTAAACAACGGGTGAATGAGGTGGCTACGGCATGA
- a CDS encoding amidohydrolase family protein: protein MTAAPERLPYLAVDVDNHYYEPLDAFTRHLPKEFRSRGVQMVQDGNRTLAVFGGVVNHFIPNPNFDPIIEPGCLDLLFRGEIPEGVDPASLMKLDRLSEHPEYQNRDARVQVLDRQRLEAVFMLPTFACGVEEGLKHDIPATIASVHAFNLWLDEDWGFDRPDGRVISAPIISLADPEKAVEEVEFVISRGAKLVCVRPAPVPGEVRARSLGDPVHDPVWARLAEAGVAVVFHLSDSGYMAIPALWGGSGVFKGFGKRDPLDMVIMDDRAIHDTIASMIVHQVFTRHPKLKVVSIENGSYFVYRLIKRLKKSANNAPYHYKEDPIEQLRNNVWIAPYYEDDVKLLADTIGVDKILFGSDWPHGEGLADPTTFTADIPQFPEFSAEDTRMVMRDNALTLLGDPNRCAPGVAHLTASA, encoded by the coding sequence ATGACTGCCGCACCTGAACGGCTCCCGTACCTGGCCGTCGACGTCGACAACCACTACTACGAGCCGCTGGATGCCTTCACTCGGCACCTACCCAAGGAGTTCCGCAGCCGCGGTGTCCAGATGGTGCAGGACGGCAATCGCACCCTGGCGGTGTTCGGCGGGGTCGTCAACCACTTCATTCCGAACCCGAACTTCGATCCGATCATCGAACCCGGCTGCCTGGATCTGCTGTTCCGGGGTGAGATCCCCGAAGGCGTCGACCCGGCGTCGTTGATGAAGCTCGACCGGCTCTCCGAGCATCCCGAATACCAGAACCGCGACGCCCGCGTGCAGGTGCTTGACCGGCAGCGGCTGGAGGCGGTGTTCATGCTGCCGACCTTCGCCTGTGGTGTGGAGGAGGGGCTCAAGCACGACATCCCCGCCACCATTGCCTCGGTCCATGCGTTCAACCTGTGGCTCGACGAGGACTGGGGCTTCGACCGTCCCGACGGCCGGGTGATATCCGCACCGATCATCTCGCTGGCCGACCCCGAAAAGGCCGTCGAGGAAGTCGAATTCGTGATCAGTCGCGGAGCCAAGCTGGTGTGTGTGCGCCCGGCTCCGGTGCCCGGCGAGGTTAGGGCCCGGTCCCTCGGTGACCCCGTGCACGACCCGGTGTGGGCGCGCCTTGCCGAGGCGGGCGTCGCAGTCGTCTTCCACCTGTCGGACTCCGGTTACATGGCGATCCCGGCGTTGTGGGGCGGCAGCGGGGTGTTCAAGGGATTCGGTAAGCGCGACCCGCTGGACATGGTGATCATGGACGATCGCGCGATTCACGACACCATCGCCTCCATGATCGTGCACCAGGTGTTCACCCGTCACCCCAAGCTCAAGGTGGTCAGCATCGAGAACGGCTCCTACTTCGTCTACCGGCTGATCAAGCGGTTGAAGAAGTCGGCCAACAACGCGCCGTACCACTACAAGGAAGATCCGATCGAGCAGCTGCGCAACAACGTCTGGATTGCCCCCTACTACGAGGACGATGTGAAGCTGCTGGCCGACACGATCGGCGTCGACAAGATCCTGTTCGGTTCGGACTGGCCGCACGGTGAGGGCCTGGCCGACCCGACCACCTTCACCGCCGACATCCCGCAGTTCCCGGAGTTCAGCGCGGAAGATACCCGAATGGTGATGCGGGACAACGCATTGACTCTGCTGGGTGATCCGAACCGCTGCGCGCCGGGCGTCGCCCACCTGACAGCTTCGGCCTGA
- a CDS encoding enoyl-CoA hydratase: MTAADDGTLVATGAAVLYDVRDGVAVVTFNRPQRLNAWGPDIAAGFYTAIDHAEADPAVRAIVVTGSGRGFCAGADLGPAATLEDPDADTSDTDVAQLVGDRPPHFLTRLRKPVIAAINGSCVGIGLTHALMCDVRFAAAGAKFATAFTRRGLIAEHGITWILPRLAGWGAAMDLLLSGRTFLAEEAREFGLVNHVVAPELLLERAMAYAADIAANCSPASLAVIKAQAYGDALDDVAAVSARAETLMYESLARPDLIEGITSFFEKRPPNFPPLT; the protein is encoded by the coding sequence ATGACCGCTGCCGACGACGGCACGCTCGTGGCGACCGGCGCTGCTGTGCTCTACGACGTGCGCGACGGCGTCGCGGTGGTCACCTTCAACCGCCCGCAGCGGCTCAACGCCTGGGGGCCTGACATCGCTGCGGGCTTCTACACCGCGATCGATCACGCCGAGGCGGACCCTGCGGTGCGCGCGATCGTGGTGACCGGCAGCGGCCGCGGTTTCTGTGCCGGTGCCGATCTGGGTCCCGCGGCCACTCTTGAGGATCCCGATGCCGACACCTCCGACACCGATGTGGCCCAGCTGGTCGGGGACCGTCCCCCGCATTTCCTGACCCGACTGCGCAAGCCCGTGATCGCGGCGATCAACGGCTCCTGCGTCGGGATCGGTCTGACGCACGCCCTGATGTGCGACGTCCGATTCGCCGCGGCCGGAGCCAAGTTCGCCACCGCGTTCACCCGACGCGGACTGATCGCCGAACACGGAATCACCTGGATTCTTCCGCGCCTGGCGGGCTGGGGCGCGGCGATGGACCTGCTGCTGTCCGGACGCACCTTCCTCGCCGAGGAGGCCCGCGAATTCGGTCTGGTCAACCACGTCGTGGCGCCCGAGCTGCTGCTGGAACGTGCTATGGCATACGCAGCCGACATCGCCGCGAACTGCTCACCGGCATCGCTGGCGGTGATCAAGGCGCAGGCCTACGGCGACGCCCTGGACGACGTCGCGGCGGTGAGCGCGCGCGCCGAAACCCTGATGTACGAATCGCTGGCGCGGCCTGACCTCATCGAGGGCATCACGAGCTTCTTCGAGAAACGCCCCCCGAACTTCCCGCCCCTCACTTAA
- a CDS encoding SDR family NAD(P)-dependent oxidoreductase, producing the protein MELGLRNARAVVVGGGRGMGLATARCLADDGARVAVMARSAADLDRACDDLRGRGSPEAIGIVADACDEQRVREAFAELGRRWGGELNILINAAGPDVQGTFEDLTDEQWRRAIDQGAMGMVHTVQAALPLLRKAQWARIVNFSAQSTQRQSTVLVAYTAAKAMVNSISKNLALLLAPEEILVNVVSPGSVASEALVGWARSVGVDDSDGVDPYRLMEAIAEHFGHSSQLPRAGLPDEVGAVAAFLASRRNAYMTGANVNVDGGSDFT; encoded by the coding sequence GTGGAACTGGGTTTGCGCAACGCGCGCGCCGTCGTCGTCGGTGGTGGCCGGGGGATGGGATTGGCGACCGCGCGTTGCCTGGCCGACGACGGCGCACGGGTGGCGGTCATGGCGCGCTCGGCTGCCGACCTGGACCGCGCGTGTGACGACCTGAGGGGACGCGGCAGTCCGGAGGCGATCGGCATAGTCGCCGATGCCTGCGACGAGCAGCGGGTGCGCGAAGCCTTCGCCGAACTCGGGAGGCGCTGGGGCGGCGAGCTCAACATCCTGATCAACGCGGCCGGCCCCGACGTGCAGGGCACCTTCGAAGATCTCACCGATGAGCAGTGGCGCCGGGCGATCGACCAGGGTGCGATGGGGATGGTGCATACCGTGCAGGCGGCGCTGCCGTTGCTGCGCAAGGCGCAGTGGGCCCGAATCGTCAATTTCTCGGCGCAGTCGACGCAGCGCCAAAGCACAGTCCTGGTCGCCTACACCGCGGCCAAGGCGATGGTGAACAGCATCTCGAAGAATCTGGCCCTGCTGCTGGCGCCCGAGGAGATTCTGGTCAACGTGGTCTCGCCCGGAAGCGTCGCCTCCGAGGCGTTGGTCGGCTGGGCCCGGTCGGTCGGTGTGGACGACTCGGACGGGGTGGACCCATACCGGCTGATGGAGGCCATTGCCGAGCATTTCGGCCACTCGTCGCAGCTGCCGCGGGCGGGCCTGCCGGACGAAGTGGGTGCGGTCGCAGCCTTTCTGGCCTCGCGTCGCAACGCCTACATGACCGGCGCCAACGTCAACGTCGACGGCGGCTCGGATTTCACCTGA
- a CDS encoding crotonase/enoyl-CoA hydratase family protein, which yields MSEAVLRERRGRILVITINRPEARNAANKAVAEGLAAACDELDDTPELSVGVLTGAGGNFCAGMDLKAFAAGELAYVPGRGLGFTERPPRKPLISAVEGHAVAGGTELVLATDLVVAAKDAKFGIPEVKRGLVAAGGGLLRLPHRIPYQKALELALTGESFTAEQGAQWGFVNVLTEPGEALDGAIALAERITANGPLAVAVTKEIMVKSAGWSQDEIWQKQGELIAPVFTSHDAKEGAIAFAEKRAPNWTGA from the coding sequence GTGTCAGAAGCGGTACTGCGCGAGCGTCGCGGACGGATTCTTGTCATCACGATCAATCGGCCGGAGGCGCGCAACGCGGCCAACAAGGCGGTCGCCGAGGGGTTGGCTGCGGCCTGCGACGAACTCGACGACACTCCCGAACTGTCGGTCGGGGTGCTCACCGGAGCCGGCGGCAACTTCTGTGCGGGAATGGATCTCAAGGCATTCGCGGCCGGGGAGTTGGCGTACGTCCCGGGACGGGGGCTCGGCTTCACCGAGCGCCCGCCGCGCAAGCCGCTCATCTCCGCGGTCGAAGGACACGCGGTGGCCGGTGGCACCGAGCTGGTGTTGGCCACCGACCTGGTGGTGGCCGCCAAGGACGCGAAATTCGGTATCCCGGAGGTCAAGCGGGGCCTGGTGGCCGCCGGCGGTGGCCTGTTGCGGTTACCGCACCGCATTCCGTATCAGAAGGCGCTCGAATTGGCTTTGACCGGTGAGAGTTTCACCGCCGAGCAGGGCGCCCAGTGGGGCTTCGTCAACGTGCTCACCGAGCCGGGTGAAGCACTGGACGGGGCCATCGCCCTGGCCGAGCGGATCACCGCTAACGGCCCGCTGGCCGTCGCGGTGACCAAGGAGATCATGGTCAAGTCGGCCGGCTGGAGCCAGGATGAGATCTGGCAGAAGCAGGGCGAACTGATCGCGCCGGTGTTCACCTCCCACGACGCCAAAGAGGGCGCCATCGCGTTCGCTGAGAAGCGCGCCCCGAACTGGACCGGCGCCTGA